One Pseudorasbora parva isolate DD20220531a chromosome 8, ASM2467924v1, whole genome shotgun sequence DNA window includes the following coding sequences:
- the LOC137085037 gene encoding transmembrane 4 L6 family member 1 isoform X1, with protein sequence MSDVYMQVLCAEMCVGHCSRCVGMALIPIAIVCMVANVLLLFPDMKYQYLTERHVTREAMWGSGIWASGFLVLVAARGFTTHYEKKGCCYFTAEVLRKLGYTCLAIVAAGLCFVVSATGLALGPLCLHNGTEGLEWERPLKQVKSGEKLYLYDPERWASACVEPRGVVIWNIALFSVLMAASGLELIFCVLHLLTAILEFMFGPSFCKNKIVPA encoded by the exons atgtctgaTGTGTACATGCAGGTTCTCTGTGCTGAGATGTGTGTCGGTCACTGCTCCAGGTGTGTGGGAATGGCTCTGATCCCTATAGCCATCGTCTGCATGGTGGCAAATGTGCTGCTGTTGTTTCCAGACATGAAGTATCAGTACCTGACAGAGCGTCATGTGACCAGAGAGGCAATGTGGGGCTCCGGTATATGGGCATCAGGCTTTCTG GTGCTTGTGGCTGCTCGAGGCTTTACAACACACTACGAAAAGAAAGGATGCTGTTATTTTACTGCTGAG GTTTTGCGTAAGTTGGGGTACACATGTTTGGCTATTGTGGCAGCTGGGTTGTGTTTTGTGGTCAGTGCGACGGGGCTGGCACTGGGACCCCTCTGTTTACACAATGGCACTGAAGGCCTAGAGTGGGAACGGCCATTAAAACAAGTCAAAAGTGG AGAGAAGCTTTATCTGTATGATCCGGAGCGGTGGGCGTCGGCCTGTGTGGAACCGCGAGGTGTCGTGATCTGGAATATTGCTCTCTTCTCTGTCCTCATGGCAGCAAGTGGCCTTGAGCTCATCTTCTGCGTTCTGCATCTCCTCACCGCAATACTGGAGTTCATGTTTGGACCGAGCTTCTGCAAGAATAAG ATTGTTCCTGCTTGA
- the LOC137085037 gene encoding transmembrane 4 L6 family member 1 isoform X2 has product MCVGHCSRCVGMALIPIAIVCMVANVLLLFPDMKYQYLTERHVTREAMWGSGIWASGFLVLVAARGFTTHYEKKGCCYFTAEVLRKLGYTCLAIVAAGLCFVVSATGLALGPLCLHNGTEGLEWERPLKQVKSGEKLYLYDPERWASACVEPRGVVIWNIALFSVLMAASGLELIFCVLHLLTAILEFMFGPSFCKNKIVPA; this is encoded by the exons ATGTGTGTCGGTCACTGCTCCAGGTGTGTGGGAATGGCTCTGATCCCTATAGCCATCGTCTGCATGGTGGCAAATGTGCTGCTGTTGTTTCCAGACATGAAGTATCAGTACCTGACAGAGCGTCATGTGACCAGAGAGGCAATGTGGGGCTCCGGTATATGGGCATCAGGCTTTCTG GTGCTTGTGGCTGCTCGAGGCTTTACAACACACTACGAAAAGAAAGGATGCTGTTATTTTACTGCTGAG GTTTTGCGTAAGTTGGGGTACACATGTTTGGCTATTGTGGCAGCTGGGTTGTGTTTTGTGGTCAGTGCGACGGGGCTGGCACTGGGACCCCTCTGTTTACACAATGGCACTGAAGGCCTAGAGTGGGAACGGCCATTAAAACAAGTCAAAAGTGG AGAGAAGCTTTATCTGTATGATCCGGAGCGGTGGGCGTCGGCCTGTGTGGAACCGCGAGGTGTCGTGATCTGGAATATTGCTCTCTTCTCTGTCCTCATGGCAGCAAGTGGCCTTGAGCTCATCTTCTGCGTTCTGCATCTCCTCACCGCAATACTGGAGTTCATGTTTGGACCGAGCTTCTGCAAGAATAAG ATTGTTCCTGCTTGA